From the Cupriavidus necator N-1 genome, one window contains:
- a CDS encoding methyl-accepting chemotaxis protein, producing MNFRSLSIRTRLLAGFGTLAGMVLVVSAYSLHALGDATAGFNDYLNGLNARADMAAQVRSAVDRRAIAARNLVLVTDAAELEREKADALRAHQDVQTRLARLNEMVRQPGISDEARKLVEEVAKVEAQYGPVATGIVGLAVERKIEEAVSRIDKHCRPLLAALIKATDAYAEFTKTRQKEMERRLEADYERQRNLLILISLVSAAIAVVGGLLVTRAITRPIQRAVDVAGTVASGDLGARIEVDRDDETGRLLAALRDMNERLTATVTQVRAGSGNIAVSTSEIARGNADLSSRTEEQAASLEETAASMEELTETVRLNTDNARQASELARSAADVAQRGSATVQRVVGTMQDISASSSKIAEITGIIEGIAFQTNILALNAAVEAARAGEQGRGFAVVASEVRGLAQRSSSAAKEIKDLIEASGRQVHDGASLASEAGQTMAEVTQAVARVTGIVEEIATASAEQTRGIEQVNQAIAQIDQVTQQNASLVNEAANASRALEEQGRELTEVVAFFRLPGEGGASHLGADTLATQRRAAHRLAAA from the coding sequence ATGAATTTCAGGAGTCTGTCTATCCGCACGCGGCTGCTAGCCGGGTTCGGCACGCTGGCGGGCATGGTGCTGGTGGTGTCCGCGTATTCGCTGCATGCGCTCGGCGATGCGACCGCAGGTTTCAATGATTACCTGAACGGGCTGAATGCCCGCGCGGACATGGCCGCGCAAGTGCGCAGCGCGGTGGACCGGCGGGCCATCGCGGCGCGCAACCTGGTGCTGGTGACCGATGCGGCGGAACTGGAGCGCGAGAAGGCCGATGCCTTGCGCGCGCACCAGGACGTGCAGACCCGCCTGGCGCGGCTCAATGAGATGGTGCGCCAGCCCGGCATCAGCGATGAGGCGCGCAAGCTGGTGGAGGAGGTGGCGAAGGTCGAGGCGCAGTATGGCCCGGTCGCCACCGGCATCGTCGGCCTGGCGGTGGAGCGCAAGATCGAGGAAGCCGTCTCCCGTATCGACAAGCACTGCCGCCCGCTGCTGGCGGCGCTGATCAAGGCGACCGACGCCTATGCGGAGTTCACCAAGACGCGCCAGAAGGAGATGGAGCGCAGGCTGGAGGCGGATTATGAGCGCCAGCGCAACCTGCTGATCCTGATTTCCCTGGTATCGGCAGCGATCGCTGTCGTTGGCGGGTTGCTGGTCACGCGTGCCATCACTCGGCCGATCCAGCGCGCCGTGGACGTGGCCGGCACCGTGGCCAGCGGCGACCTGGGCGCACGTATCGAGGTGGATCGCGATGACGAGACCGGTCGCCTGCTTGCCGCGCTGCGCGACATGAACGAGCGCCTCACCGCCACCGTCACCCAGGTGCGTGCAGGCAGCGGCAATATTGCCGTGAGCACCAGCGAGATCGCGCGCGGCAACGCTGACCTGAGCAGCCGCACCGAGGAACAGGCGGCGTCGCTGGAAGAAACCGCGGCGAGCATGGAAGAGCTGACCGAGACCGTGCGCCTGAATACCGACAACGCCCGCCAGGCCAGCGAGCTGGCGCGCAGCGCGGCCGACGTGGCGCAGCGCGGCAGCGCCACGGTGCAGCGCGTGGTCGGCACGATGCAGGACATCAGTGCCAGTTCGTCCAAGATCGCCGAGATTACCGGCATCATCGAAGGCATTGCCTTCCAGACCAACATCCTGGCGCTGAACGCGGCGGTGGAGGCGGCGCGTGCCGGTGAGCAGGGCCGCGGCTTTGCCGTGGTGGCCAGCGAGGTGCGCGGCCTGGCGCAGCGCTCATCGAGCGCGGCCAAGGAGATCAAGGACCTGATCGAGGCGTCGGGACGCCAGGTGCACGACGGTGCGTCGCTGGCATCAGAGGCGGGCCAGACCATGGCCGAGGTGACCCAGGCGGTGGCGCGCGTGACCGGCATCGTGGAAGAGATTGCCACGGCGTCCGCCGAACAGACCCGCGGCATCGAGCAGGTCAACCAGGCCATCGCGCAGATCGACCAGGTGACGCAGCAGAACGCGTCGCTGGTGAACGAAGCTGCCAACGCGTCGCGCGCGCTGGAAGAGCAGGGCCGCGAACTCACTGAGGTGGTGGCGTTCTTCCGCCTGCCGGGCGAAGGCGGCGCCTCGCACCTGGGTGCCGATACGCTGGCCACGCAGCGGCGCGCGGCGCACAGGCTGGCCGCGGCATAG
- a CDS encoding threo-3-hydroxy-L-aspartate ammonia-lyase: MTALPISFDDVAAAHERIRAAAHRTPVLTSATADAATGAQLFFKAENFQRIGAFKFRGAYNAIAQFTPQQKAGGVLAFSSGNHAQAIALSARLLGVQAVIVMPQDAPAIKIEATRGYGAEVVLYDRYQDDREALGRRIAAERGMTLIPPYDHPHVMAGQGTAAKELFEETGPLDMLVVCLGGGGLLSGCAVAAQAMSPGCAVYGVEPEAGNDGQRSLRSGEIVRIDTPRTIADGAQTPFLGNHTFAVIRELVMDIATVSDAELVDTMKFFAGRMKIVVEPTGCLAAAAVLHGKLDVKGKRVGVIISGGNVDLGAFGSFLLG; the protein is encoded by the coding sequence ATGACCGCCCTGCCTATCTCCTTCGACGACGTCGCCGCCGCCCACGAACGCATCCGCGCGGCGGCCCACCGCACCCCGGTGCTGACCTCCGCCACCGCGGACGCGGCCACCGGCGCGCAGCTGTTCTTCAAAGCCGAGAACTTCCAGCGCATCGGCGCCTTCAAGTTCCGCGGCGCCTACAACGCCATCGCCCAGTTCACGCCGCAGCAGAAGGCGGGCGGCGTGCTGGCGTTCTCTTCCGGCAACCATGCCCAGGCGATCGCGCTGTCGGCCCGGTTGCTGGGCGTGCAGGCGGTGATCGTGATGCCGCAGGACGCCCCCGCGATCAAGATCGAAGCCACGCGCGGCTATGGCGCCGAAGTGGTGCTGTATGACCGCTACCAGGACGATCGCGAGGCGCTGGGCCGGCGCATCGCCGCCGAGCGCGGCATGACGCTGATTCCGCCGTATGACCATCCGCATGTGATGGCGGGGCAGGGCACGGCCGCCAAGGAGCTGTTCGAGGAAACCGGCCCGCTGGACATGCTGGTGGTGTGCCTGGGCGGCGGCGGGCTGCTTTCTGGCTGCGCGGTGGCGGCCCAGGCGATGTCGCCCGGCTGCGCCGTGTACGGCGTCGAACCTGAGGCCGGCAACGATGGCCAGCGCAGCCTGCGCAGCGGCGAAATCGTCCGCATCGACACCCCGCGCACCATCGCCGACGGCGCGCAGACGCCGTTTCTGGGCAACCACACCTTTGCCGTGATCCGCGAGCTGGTGATGGACATCGCCACGGTGTCGGATGCCGAACTGGTCGACACCATGAAGTTCTTCGCCGGGCGCATGAAGATCGTGGTCGAGCCCACCGGCTGCCTGGCTGCCGCCGCGGTGCTGCACGGCAAGCTGGATGTGAAGGGCAAGCGCGTGGGGGTCATCATCTCGGGCGGCAATGTCGACCTGGGCGCCTTTGGCAGCTTCCTGCTGGGTTGA